A single genomic interval of Lathyrus oleraceus cultivar Zhongwan6 chromosome 7, CAAS_Psat_ZW6_1.0, whole genome shotgun sequence harbors:
- the LOC127101076 gene encoding non-specific lipid-transfer protein 2-like, translating into MARSMKLACVVLMICMVVIAPTAEAALSCGTVSGDLAPCLTYLEAPNNASPPPSCCAGVKKLLGAATTTPDRQAACNCLKSAAGSISKLNTNNAAALPGKCGVSIPYKISTSTNCNTIKF; encoded by the exons atggCAAGAAGCATGAAGTTAGCATGTGTTGTTTTGATGATCTGTATGGTAGTTATTGCGCCTACGGCAGAAGCTGCTTTGTCATGTGGAACTGTATCCGGTGATTTGGCTCCATGCCTTACTTATCTTGAAGCTCCTAATAACGCCAGTCCTCCACCGTCATGCTGTGCTGGAGTGAAGAAGCTTCTTGGTGCCGCCACCACCACGCCTGATCGTCAGGCTGCCTGTAACTGTTTGAAATCAGCTGCCGGTTCTATTTCTAAATTGAATACTAACAATGCTGCTGCTCTCCCTGGTAAATGCGGTGTTAGCATTCCTTACAAGATCAGTACCTCCACCAACTGTAACAC CATTAAGTTTTGA